The following are from one region of the Cyanobium gracile PCC 6307 genome:
- a CDS encoding CbiX/SirB N-terminal domain-containing protein, producing the protein MPGIIASPLLLVVHGRAGGVIPAELQVLARELEAGRGAPVGLEALTAALPPDAPCGSAAAPLVLVPLFLLPGSHVRRDVPRIAERCRRRGPVRRLPFLGAWAAWQRALAAELAALQGRPVPWLLHHPLEGPLGAAFLAHLEAVTGARCHATPYSAPNPEDAPLPLPGPALPLALAANRLTDALPPSLGRPLLQRPRFRAVVLEALMALP; encoded by the coding sequence ATGCCCGGGATCATCGCAAGCCCCCTTCTGTTGGTGGTGCATGGCCGTGCCGGTGGCGTCATCCCCGCCGAACTGCAGGTCCTGGCCAGGGAGCTGGAGGCGGGGCGCGGGGCTCCGGTGGGGCTGGAGGCCCTGACGGCGGCGCTGCCGCCGGATGCCCCTTGCGGCAGCGCCGCCGCCCCCCTGGTGCTGGTGCCCCTGTTCCTTCTGCCCGGCAGCCATGTGCGCCGGGACGTGCCACGGATCGCCGAGCGCTGCCGCCGGCGCGGGCCGGTGCGGCGCCTGCCGTTCCTGGGGGCCTGGGCCGCCTGGCAAAGGGCCCTGGCCGCCGAGCTGGCGGCGCTGCAGGGCCGCCCGGTGCCCTGGCTGCTGCATCACCCGCTGGAGGGGCCGCTGGGGGCGGCGTTCCTGGCCCACCTGGAGGCGGTCACCGGTGCCCGCTGCCACGCCACTCCATACAGTGCCCCCAATCCCGAGGACGCTCCGCTGCCCCTGCCCGGCCCCGCCCTGCCCCTGGCCCTGGCGGCCAACCGGCTCACCGACGCCCTGCCGCCGTCGCTGGGACGGCCGCTGCTGCAGCGGCCCCGGTTCCGGGCCGTGGTGCTGGAGGCCCTGATGGCCTTGCCATGA